ACTCCTTCATTTTGATCTTTTAGTTCAGACATAACTGATTCTACAGCTTCTCTTTCAGATAAAGAAAGAGAAGCTAGCGCTACTTGAACTGTCGTCTTTTTCCTAACTTCTTCTTCCCTTTCCTTGCTTGAAAGCCTTATCTTTTCCATACCAATTACTGCAGATGCATGCTCAAGAATAATTATATCTTCTGTAGAAAATTCCTTTGCAAACCTTGAAGCAAGCAAAGTTCCTAATCTTTCAGTATGAGATACAACAGGTATCCACGTATAAAATTTATTACAATACATACACGAAACTCCATTAAGAAAGATGCAATCACTTCCCTTTTGTATTTGATTAATAACAGGTTCGGAAGATAAAAGCATCTTCGAGTTAAGATATTCGGGCATTCTATTTGCTTTAATAATAAGTTCATCTCTTGCCTGACATTCAAAACCTGGCAATATCGCATATCCAGACAAGCTTCCATTCTTACTAATTATATAAATTGAACTTTCAAGCATTTCTGATAAAAAGGCAGCAATAGTAAAAAAATCGATAGAAGTTGAAGTATTTAGAAAATATCCAAATTTTCTAATCTTAAACAAAAGCTCTTCCAGGACATTCACCCCCTTTTTTTATTTTTCAAACTATTCTTAATATTCTAGATAAATTGTATAACAATTTTAAAGATTTTAAAAGATGCCCATTTTCTTTATCCTTTCCAATAAAATTGAATTAGTAAGATCCCAATGAAGTGGCGTAATAGATACATAATTCTTTTTAATGGCACTTATATCAGAATCATGATCTGAAATAGTTTCATCTGGAATTCCATAAAGCCAGTAGTACTTTTCGCCTTTTGGATCTACTCTTGTTTCAATTAAGTTTTTATAGTTTCTTAATTGTAAAGAGACAAGTTTAAAACCCTTTATCTCATTTTCTAAACAGTCAGGAATGTTGACATTAAAGATAATCCCAGGTTCAAGAATCTTTTCAATTATGTTTATAAACTTTAAAGTCAAATTTGAAGAGTTTATATAGTCCTTTTTCCTCTCAAAGCTTACATGTGAGACAGCTATAGACGGAATGCCTAAAAAAGCTCCTTCCATAGCAGCAGCTACTGTTCCCGAATATAGAACGTCGGTTCCTAGATTTGCACCTCTGTTAATTCCAGAAATTAACAAATCTGGTTTCCTTGGTAAAAGTGCATACATAGCAAGTTTTACACAATCACTAGGAGTTCCATTTGTTTCCCATGCTCCTCTTGCACCATAAATTTCAACTTCTTTAGCCCTAAGAGGTTTGTGAAGAGTAAGCGAGTGACTAGCTGCAGATCTTTCTCTTTCTGGAGCTACCACATAAATTTCATGTCTTTTGGATAAAATTTTAGATAGATCCCTTATTCCATATGAACGAATTCCATCGTCATTTGTAAGTAGTATTACCATAAGCCAACCCTTCTTAAAAAAGAGTCTTTGTTCCGCCAATTTTTCTCTATGCTCACAAAAAGCTTTAATACACATTTTTTGCCAAAAATTTTTTCAATTTCCAATCTAGATTCTATTCCAATATTCTTAATCATAGAACCCTTATGCCCAATCAAAATCGGCTTGTGAGATTCTTTTTCTACAATAATATTGGCTTCAATGTAAATTAAATTCTGTTTTTCATTTATTTTCTCAATCAAAACGTATACGCCATGAGGAACTTCCTGTCTTACTAGGTTTAGCACCTTTTCTCTAATTATCTCTGAAACAAGCATCTCTTTTGACATATCAGTTCTCATGTCTTTTGGGTACCACATAGGTCCATCACTTAAGTCACTAATAATAGCATTTTTAAGATCGTTTATACCAATAAATTTTCTAGTAGAAGTATAAAAAAACCGATCATAAAAGCTCGTGATTGATTTATCAAAATTTAAATTTGAAACGTCAACCAGATCTATTTTATTTACAACCAAATATCTCGGTCTTTTATTGAATATCTTCTTTTGGATCTCAATATCAAAATCATCAAAAACTGTTGTTGGATTAACTACGTGTACTATAATCTCAAAAGAGTCAAGTGAATCAAAAATTTTCTTGTTCAACCTTTCATGAAGCAAATTTTTCACATTGTGAACTCCTGGAGAATCCACATAAATTATTTGATACTCTTCAGTACTTTCTATAAAAGAAGTCCTAAATCTTGTAGTTTGTGGTTTGTCTGAAACAATACCAATTTTTTCACCTAACAAACAATTTATTAGGGATGTTTTCCCGACATTTGTTTTGCCAACAAAAATTACAAATCCACTTTTCATCTAATTTCTCAAAGATGTTATTGGAGCTGGTATTATGCCACCACGCTCAATAAGCTTTGATTTTTTAGCATTCTTTATTGATAAAATAGGAGTATAGCCTAGTAAACCTCCGAAATAAGCCATATCATTTTCTTTTTTGCCTGGAACAGGAATAATTCTCACTCCAGTAGTCTTATTTGTGAAAACTCCTATAGAAAGCTCATCTAAAATTATAGAAGATATTGTGTCTACGCTAGTA
Above is a genomic segment from Thermodesulfobium narugense DSM 14796 containing:
- the era gene encoding GTPase Era — protein: MKSGFVIFVGKTNVGKTSLINCLLGEKIGIVSDKPQTTRFRTSFIESTEEYQIIYVDSPGVHNVKNLLHERLNKKIFDSLDSFEIIVHVVNPTTVFDDFDIEIQKKIFNKRPRYLVVNKIDLVDVSNLNFDKSITSFYDRFFYTSTRKFIGINDLKNAIISDLSDGPMWYPKDMRTDMSKEMLVSEIIREKVLNLVRQEVPHGVYVLIEKINEKQNLIYIEANIIVEKESHKPILIGHKGSMIKNIGIESRLEIEKIFGKKCVLKLFVSIEKNWRNKDSFLRRVGLW
- the codY gene encoding GTP-sensing pleiotropic transcriptional regulator CodY yields the protein MFKIRKFGYFLNTSTSIDFFTIAAFLSEMLESSIYIISKNGSLSGYAILPGFECQARDELIIKANRMPEYLNSKMLLSSEPVINQIQKGSDCIFLNGVSCMYCNKFYTWIPVVSHTERLGTLLASRFAKEFSTEDIIILEHASAVIGMEKIRLSSKEREEEVRKKTTVQVALASLSLSEREAVESVMSELKDQNEGVLVTSKIAKNSGITRSVIVNALKKIESAGVIDVHSLGMRGTYIKVVNNYLREELNSGVKHTHIREILKKSLLS
- the surE gene encoding 5'/3'-nucleotidase SurE → MVILLTNDDGIRSYGIRDLSKILSKRHEIYVVAPERERSAASHSLTLHKPLRAKEVEIYGARGAWETNGTPSDCVKLAMYALLPRKPDLLISGINRGANLGTDVLYSGTVAAAMEGAFLGIPSIAVSHVSFERKKDYINSSNLTLKFINIIEKILEPGIIFNVNIPDCLENEIKGFKLVSLQLRNYKNLIETRVDPKGEKYYWLYGIPDETISDHDSDISAIKKNYVSITPLHWDLTNSILLERIKKMGIF